A window of the Anaerolineae bacterium genome harbors these coding sequences:
- the coxB gene encoding cytochrome c oxidase subunit II yields the protein MPRALSPGGYIAARIASLWWFMFAIGAAVFLVVTAYLLLALARRRSAEAAEPGVGPWLVTWGGAIVPGAIVLALMVATVHALSVTMNPIQPVGLTVEVSAYQWWWDVHYPEQGFRTANEIHIPVGRPVRVMLQGGDVIHSFWVPELAGKTDMMPGEVTQTWLQADEVGTFRGLCAEFCGLQHAQMQFLVISHPESDYVAWLGQQAQPAPTPGFESTLRGLEIFLSSACVGCHTIRGTTAIGTLGPDLTHVASRKELAAGTVDNTVGNLAGWILDSQSLKQGNLMPPMPMPPEDLLALLSYMETLR from the coding sequence ATGCCGCGCGCCTTATCGCCGGGAGGTTACATCGCTGCTCGGATCGCCAGCCTCTGGTGGTTCATGTTCGCTATCGGCGCAGCCGTATTCCTGGTAGTGACGGCATACCTACTTCTGGCACTGGCCAGGCGGCGCTCGGCCGAAGCGGCCGAACCGGGTGTAGGACCATGGCTGGTCACTTGGGGTGGGGCCATAGTCCCTGGAGCGATCGTCTTGGCCCTCATGGTCGCGACGGTCCACGCCCTGAGCGTTACCATGAACCCGATCCAGCCGGTCGGGCTCACCGTCGAAGTCTCTGCCTACCAGTGGTGGTGGGACGTTCACTATCCCGAGCAGGGCTTCAGAACCGCCAACGAGATTCACATCCCCGTGGGACGGCCAGTCCGGGTCATGCTACAGGGCGGCGATGTGATCCACTCCTTCTGGGTGCCCGAGTTGGCGGGAAAGACCGACATGATGCCGGGCGAGGTAACCCAGACCTGGCTCCAGGCAGACGAGGTGGGGACGTTCCGGGGCCTGTGTGCTGAGTTCTGCGGGCTGCAGCACGCTCAGATGCAGTTCCTGGTGATCTCTCACCCGGAGAGCGACTACGTCGCCTGGCTGGGGCAGCAGGCTCAGCCGGCACCGACGCCCGGATTCGAGAGCACGCTGCGCGGCCTCGAGATCTTCCTCAGCTCGGCCTGTGTCGGCTGCCACACCATCAGGGGGACCACTGCCATTGGCACGCTGGGCCCGGATCTCACTCACGTCGCTAGCCGAAAGGAGCTCGCTGCCGGCACAGTGGACAACACAGTCGGCAACCTCGCCGGCTGGATCCTGGATTCCCAAAGCCTCAAGCAGGGCAACCTCATGCCTCCCATGCCCATGCCTCCCGAGGACCTGCTGGCTCTTCTGAGCTACATGGAGACGCTCCGGTGA